From the genome of Neorhodopirellula lusitana:
CCCAAGCCTCGGCTGTCTGGGCCGTTGTGATCTCGCCTGCCAATAAGATCGGCACACAGGGAACGGATAACCCGACGATGCCCCAGAGTTGGCCACCGAGTGTTTTATGCTTGCCCGCAACCGCTAGGCCGAAACTCGTGACCGCAAGCAATCCACAGCCGACCAGTGACAGCCGAACTGCGTTGGACCCGACGGCCATCGCTGTGCACCCGCATGCGATCGTTGTCGCTAGCAAAATCAAAGTCCGCCGTCTTGCCGCGGGAGTCGCTCGTTGTGCACGGGAACCGCGATGCCCCAGCGAAACGAGTAGCGGCTCATGGGCCAGGAAGCCGGTCACGGCCGCCACGGCGACGCAGGCACCCGCAACGGTCGGACCCGTTAGGATCAACGCCGTCGTGATCGGGATACCTAGAATCGCGTAGGCGCCGTGCTCCTTGGGCTTCAGCTTCGCGGCCGGCTGACTGACCGGATTCAATTCGATCGTGGCTGTGCTCATCAGATGATAGGTGAGTCGCGAAGTAAGAAAAAAGCGTATATGGATTCGAGAGAGAAATCTGGCATTGAGCTAGGAAGCAACACCTCTGGCATCAACGACAGACCACTGCGTCTTCACAGCGTCTTCTCGGCGACTCACGGTTGGTCGCGAGTTTTCGCTACTTTTTTTTAACGCTTCCACAATCCTTGTCGCCGCCTTTTGGCCGCTTTCGATGCAGCCTGGAACGCCAACGCCCGACAGCGAGCTGCCTGCCAGCGATAGCGTCGGATGATCCGATAGACGCTCGTTGATCTCAGCGATCCGCTGTTTGTGGCCGACGTGATACTGCGGCATGGCGTGTGATTGACGAGTGATGTGACGCAGGACCGGTTCGCCTTCGATGTCCATCAGCTTGGCTAGTTCCCAGTGGGCCAGTTCCGTCAACTGAGTGTCCGGTAAACGAAGCAAGCCAGACTGCAATGCTCCACCGACGAACACACGCATCAATACGGTGCCTTCGGGCGCACGTCCCGCATATTTCTCACTCGAAAAACTGCACGACAAGATCATGTGGTTTTCGATGTGGGGGACGACGAATCCAAACGAGTTGATCGGTGTGCGAATCTGGTCGCGACGAAACGCCAGTGACACCACCGCGCAGCTTGCATATTCAATGTCGCTAAGACGCTGCGCCATCGGGGCGTCCACCTCTCGGAGCATTTCGCCGGCGTGATTCGCGGGCGCGGCCATGACCACCGCATCCGCGTGCGTTTCTTGTCCGTCCGCGTGAGTGATCGACCATCCGTTGGCGACTTTGGATATCTTTTCGATACGTGAATTCAGGTGAACATGATCCGTTGGCAGGCTGCTTCCAAGCGTTTCAATCAAGCGTGACATCCCGCCACGCAGCGTCATGAATTGGCTGTACCTTGCACCGCCGCGTCCTTCGGCATCTGGCGTCTTCTTCCGCCGACCCGCCATCATGCCGCGGATCAGACTGCCGTGGTCTCGTTCCATGTCCAGGAACCGGGGCATCGTCGCGGCCACGCTCAGACGCGTTGGATCGGCGGTGTAAATTCCACCCACGAGGGGCTGCACCAAGCGTTCAAACATCTCCTTGCCAAATCGACGGCAGATGAATGACCGCAGCGATTCATCGTCCTCCGCTTTCTTGCGTGGCACAAAGAGTTCCAATCCCGATCGAAGCTTGCCCATCGGCGATAGGATTTTCGTGGATAGAATCGGCCAGATTCGCGAGGGGGCCATCACCATGAACCCCGGCGGGATCGGCTCCAACTTGCCGTGACTCACCACCATGGCCCCGCCGCCGCCTGAGTTCGTCTGAATCAGCTCGTCGCCCAAGCCGAGGTCTTTGCAGAGCTCGATCGCGGTTGGCGATGTGGTGATGAAGTTGTCGGCCGCGCCCTCGATCAAGAATCCGTCTTTCTCGGTTGTCTTGATGACGCCGCCCAGTCGCGAGGCGGATTCGTAAACGGTGACGTCCAGCGTTGGATCGAGTTTTCGCAGTTGATGAGCAGCCGCGAGACCGGAGATGCCGCCACCAATGACGGCTACGCGGGACTGAACGCGGGTGGGGGAGCTAGTGGAGGGCATGGTGCTGTTCCATGAAAGGCAGGAGGGATGTAGTTGCAGTCAGGCTCTTCGGCCATCGGATTGCCGGTGACGCCGAATGCGCGGGCACGCGAACCGCCGCAAAGATTGCGGAATTCGCAAACCCCGCACTTGCCTTCGAGCCGGTCGCTATCGCGAAGCATCCGGAAGGTTGGCGAGTTCTGGTAAACGTCGACGATGTTGTCGCTAGGAAAATTGCCGCAGTGGATGGGTAGGAATCCTGTCGGGAAAACCTCACCGGTGTGGCTGACAAACATCACGCCTTTTCCGTCGTTCACACCGGCCGAAATGAAGCCGCGAGGTTCCGCATCGGTCTGTTTCGATTGGTTCTGGATCACGTAACGCCGAAAGTGTGGTGCCTCGGTGGTTTTCAACATGAATGGTTGCACGCGAGCCTGGGCGCGTAGCCGTGCGAACGCCTCTTCGCACTGGTCAGCATTGAGACGCTGCATGTCGGTGGCGCGGCCGACGGGGATCAAAAAGAACGCCGCCCACAAGGCGATGTCGAGTGTGCCAAATAGATCACCCATGGCTTCGATCTGCTCAACGTTGCCTGGCGTTAGGGTGGTGTTGATCTGAGTTTGAACACCCAGCTCGCGAGCGATTCGCAACATTTTCATGCTGTGGTCAAAGCTACCCGCGACACCCCGCGTTGCATCGTGTGTCGCCGCGTCAGCCCCGTCGACGCTGATCGCCATTCTTGAAATCCCAGCGTCACGCAGACGGCGGATCGAATCGCGATTGACCAGTGGAGTGGGGCTGGGGGTGATGGACACGTCGATGCCGCTCGCAACGGCGTATTCGATCAGCTCATAGATATCCGACCGTTTCAGTGGATCGCCACCGGTCAGGATCAACATCGGTGGGTCCGGGAATTCGCTCAGTTGATCAATCAATAACTTTGATTGTTTCGTGGCTAACTCGTTCGGATCGCTCTGTTCTTGTGAACACGCCCGGCAGTGCAGGCAAACCAAATCGCACGCCCGGGTCAATTCGTAAAACACCAACATCGGACTGTGATCGAATGATTTCCGCGAACGAATATGGGCGGGCCGAGTCGAGGTGACAGAAGCCGAGTCAGGACGCGAGATCATGTTGGTTTTCCTGCTGAATGGATGGTGCTTGTTTATCTTATCGAAAAATGCACTTGGGAGTATAGAATGGAATTGGGTAACTCGTCCGCGGTCAAATGTCACACCGAGACCGCCCAGCCAAGCAGTCTGCTAGCTCGGCTGTGCAGGAGAACGCAGTGCAGGAGAACGCAGTGCAGGAGAACGCAGTGCAGGAGAACCCCGTGCAGGAAAACGCTGTGCAGGAAAACGCTGTGCAGGAGAATTCCAACCCAGAAACCTTGGTTGCGACAAAGCACGGCAATAAGAATGGATGGCAGGCGTTTGATGGGGCGGTGCATGTCAAAGGAATCTGGACATGGCAATCAGGATTCTGTGTACTTTGCCTGTTGACCGGCCTTGCCGCGATACGATAATTCCGTCGTATCTTGCAACGTAGGTGCGAAACATCGATGTCATCCATTAACCGCTCTTCTTTCTTAGCGATGCGAGTCTTTTTACTCGCCAGCGGTTTCGTATTCGCATCTTTGGGTTTCGCGAACCTAGCGAAGGTTCTTTCGGCTGACACGACCCACGATACGGTGGTTTTGACGTCCGCCGATGCGGGTGTCGCTCTTGCTGGCCAGACTCGTTCGCAGACCGAATTGAGTTCAGGGCACGGGGCGATTTGTTCGTCCTGGTGTCAGTCTCGTTTCGACGTTGCCAGTTCTCTCTCTTATCAACAGCGGCCAATCGACTTGGCCGCCAAGTGCTCTTTGGTGGACTTGGGAATTCGGCTGCAGATCTAGCGCTCGCTGTGATCTGAAAAGCCGTTTTTATCCCTTGATCAACCCGCGCGGGTCGCCTTGTTTGGGCGACCGATGATTGCGGGTTGTGCGCTGAACTTATATTGAAAGAGAATTGTGATGAATCAAGTCATTGCCCCTGAACACCCTGATGTCAACGCGAAAAAAGTGGCGGCGAAACGTCCGCGAGACGTCGAGACGCCCCATCGTCCTGGCCTACCAGTTGCAATCATCCGGTCCATCGAGCAACGAGACTACGGCAAGGCTTGCGATCAACTACGAGCTTGTCCGTCTTCGCCGTTGGTCGCGGAAGCTTTGAGCGTGTGCCTGATGCGATCGGATCGCGTCGAGGAAGCACTCAATTTGTTGCGTACCCTGGTGCTGAATTCCAGTTCAACCACGCTGCGTCCGGAGGCCACTGACTCGATGCTGGTGAACCTGGCAACGGCGTTGATGTTGAAAGGCATCCCAAGCGGTGCGATGGAAACCCTCAGTGATATACAAGATCGTAACCATCCCGCCGCGATCCAGCTTCGTGACGCGATCTCAAACTGGTGCGCCGGATTGAGTTGGTGGAGAAGATGGGACTGGAAGTTAAATCGCATCGATCCACCGAATGCGATCGTTCCGATTGATTTTGAGCCCGGCGAACTGACGTTTGCGTTACCAGTCGTTGAGCCGTTTCCAGTGTGATGCCAGCGTGTTGCCAGTGTGATGCCAGCGTAGTCACAGCGAAACAGCAGCGTAGCTGCGACGATCAACAGCGAATCTACGCCAGCCAGTGGCACACCGGTCCCTGGTGGTTCTGGAATTGTTCCAGGAACCACTGGGGACATTGTTCGATAAGCCCTCGGTTGTCGGGGGCTGTTGCGAAATCGTTATCGACTAGCGTCGGTTGCGGAATACCCGCTTGTTGGAGCAATTGCCACCGGAACAAGTTGGTGCGGAATGCATTTGGTACCGAGCACCCTGCCACGAACTGACTGGAGCGGTCGTGACCGGCATTGCATGGCTGGTAGCCTGATAAGCAGGTGCGTAACTTTGATGGACCGTGTTAGTTGGGTAGGTCGTGTTAGTCGGGTAGGAATTGGGGTAGGAGTAGCTGGTCACCGGTGTGGTAACCGGGCTAGCCATCACCACGTTTCCACCGCAGTTGCCTGATACGCAACCGGATCCGACGGCAATTGGCGCAGCCGAAGTGGCAGTGAAGGTTTGCGGCGTTGCCGGCATGACGGGTGCAGAATACACCGCTTGAGGTGATGTCGCGTAGCCACCATTTTGTGCGTGCGCATCACTGCCCATGGCGCTAACCATCAGTGCCGAGATTGCTAGCATCGAGTACTTGAATCCAGATTTCATCTTCATGTCCTTATCGTCCAAGGGGCTTCTGGGACACAGCTCCATGTCCCGTGACTTAACAGATGCAGGTTCCCGATTGCCGTCCGCCACGGTGAATTGATTTCGGAGGCAGTTCTTGAATGTTTCTTGGGTGAATGGAAATCTATTCTGGGTGGGGTGATACTTCACCACAGGGAGTGAAGCGACGTTGGGGACTGGTCCGTGGATCGATTGCGTTCTTCTGTAAGTCGTTCCTGGTGGGGCGTTGTCGGTGATTTATTCGTACTACCGTGATCCGTTCTCAATCGATGTTTCGTCCGCATGGGGGCCGATCGCATGGGGGGCCGAATACGCAAAGTTCTGCCGATTCCAATTGTTAAACGCGATCTTGATATCAGGTGCTTTGCTTTGTAGCGAATTCGAACGCGATAAGCTTGTTTCATGCAGCGGTTCTTATCGCGAAGTCGAGTGCAAGCAAGGCAGTCGATTGTGTGGAAGCGTACGAAGAAGCCTGTGTGTTGCGCCAACTTGCGAGGCACCGTTGCTTTCGTTCAACTTAGCTACAAGATTTCGTCCACGATCTTCTTAGAGTTCGCACACGACTTCAGTCGCTCCTTGGATCCGCACCAGTGTTGAAAGATCTCCACGACCGTTCCACGCTTAGCGTGCTTCGCTCCCGCGGTTGGGCTGGTCCGCTACCCTGCCTTACGCCTGACCATGCGGCGACTTTAGCCTCGCACGTGCGAACGTTGGATTGGAAGCCCCAAGCAGCATGGTCGAAGGATCTGGCGGTGCGGGATCGTTGGATTTGGGATTTAGCCAGTTCGGAAAAGATTTTGCGGGATGTTCGGCCGTTGCTGGGTGAGGACATCATCTTGTGGGGCAGTTCCGTGGTGGCCCGCGAACCGGGACAAGCACACGCGTGGCATTCCGACATCGAAGTCTGGGATGCACAGGAGACCGATGCGGTGAGTGTGTGGATTGGATTGGAAGCAACCTCCCAGGCCTCTTCGCTTCGTTTTATCGATGGCTCCCATCGGGCTGGGATCTCCGTTCAGGAAGCTGCCGTTGATTTAACCAGCGATGCGCGGACGGGTGAGGCATTGCTGCGACTGGCGCAAGCGAGATGGGGTGACGAGGCCGCTCTTAGCACCGCCGATGCGTGGGACGGTGCGATGTTGATGTTCGCCGGTGGCACCTGGCACGGCTCGCTCAACACGCAATCCGAAGGAACCCGCTTCGCGTTGTTGTTGCAGTTTGCCCGTGCTGACTTGCGCATCCGCCAGCCGGATTGGTCTCAGCTCAATTGGTCGTTCCGCTTTGATGACTCGGTTCAGCCGCCGGTGTTGTGCGTAAGTGGCGATCCCGACATCGCGAGTCAAGCTGGCAATCGAGTGGTGTCGCCGCCATCAGCGAGCCCTCGCTCGATGTGGGACTCGTCCCAAAGTCTTGCGTCTTTACGTCCGCAGGTTCACGCCTGGCACTCGCCGCTGGCGATCGCGCCCGGGGGCGGCTGGCAGCCGACGGCATTCTTTGAAGGCTATACGCAAGGGTTGCG
Proteins encoded in this window:
- a CDS encoding YwiC-like family protein, encoding MSTATIELNPVSQPAAKLKPKEHGAYAILGIPITTALILTGPTVAGACVAVAAVTGFLAHEPLLVSLGHRGSRAQRATPAARRRTLILLATTIACGCTAMAVGSNAVRLSLVGCGLLAVTSFGLAVAGKHKTLGGQLWGIVGLSVPCVPILLAGEITTAQTAEAWGTWLIGFAATTMSVRGVIAAQKRRSRMIHWTAIAGLTVLVGSLTLTQFPLPVATLPMLAMSWYLMFDPPHAKQLKRVGWTLVIGTVASAIWMIGAF
- the hemG gene encoding protoporphyrinogen oxidase; the encoded protein is MPSTSSPTRVQSRVAVIGGGISGLAAAHQLRKLDPTLDVTVYESASRLGGVIKTTEKDGFLIEGAADNFITTSPTAIELCKDLGLGDELIQTNSGGGGAMVVSHGKLEPIPPGFMVMAPSRIWPILSTKILSPMGKLRSGLELFVPRKKAEDDESLRSFICRRFGKEMFERLVQPLVGGIYTADPTRLSVAATMPRFLDMERDHGSLIRGMMAGRRKKTPDAEGRGGARYSQFMTLRGGMSRLIETLGSSLPTDHVHLNSRIEKISKVANGWSITHADGQETHADAVVMAAPANHAGEMLREVDAPMAQRLSDIEYASCAVVSLAFRRDQIRTPINSFGFVVPHIENHMILSCSFSSEKYAGRAPEGTVLMRVFVGGALQSGLLRLPDTQLTELAHWELAKLMDIEGEPVLRHITRQSHAMPQYHVGHKQRIAEINERLSDHPTLSLAGSSLSGVGVPGCIESGQKAATRIVEALKKSSENSRPTVSRREDAVKTQWSVVDARGVAS
- a CDS encoding TIGR04053 family radical SAM/SPASM domain-containing protein, coding for MISRPDSASVTSTRPAHIRSRKSFDHSPMLVFYELTRACDLVCLHCRACSQEQSDPNELATKQSKLLIDQLSEFPDPPMLILTGGDPLKRSDIYELIEYAVASGIDVSITPSPTPLVNRDSIRRLRDAGISRMAISVDGADAATHDATRGVAGSFDHSMKMLRIARELGVQTQINTTLTPGNVEQIEAMGDLFGTLDIALWAAFFLIPVGRATDMQRLNADQCEEAFARLRAQARVQPFMLKTTEAPHFRRYVIQNQSKQTDAEPRGFISAGVNDGKGVMFVSHTGEVFPTGFLPIHCGNFPSDNIVDVYQNSPTFRMLRDSDRLEGKCGVCEFRNLCGGSRARAFGVTGNPMAEEPDCNYIPPAFHGTAPCPPLAPPPAFSPA
- a CDS encoding tetratricopeptide repeat protein, whose translation is MNQVIAPEHPDVNAKKVAAKRPRDVETPHRPGLPVAIIRSIEQRDYGKACDQLRACPSSPLVAEALSVCLMRSDRVEEALNLLRTLVLNSSSTTLRPEATDSMLVNLATALMLKGIPSGAMETLSDIQDRNHPAAIQLRDAISNWCAGLSWWRRWDWKLNRIDPPNAIVPIDFEPGELTFALPVVEPFPV
- a CDS encoding cupin domain-containing protein; its protein translation is MLKDLHDRSTLSVLRSRGWAGPLPCLTPDHAATLASHVRTLDWKPQAAWSKDLAVRDRWIWDLASSEKILRDVRPLLGEDIILWGSSVVAREPGQAHAWHSDIEVWDAQETDAVSVWIGLEATSQASSLRFIDGSHRAGISVQEAAVDLTSDARTGEALLRLAQARWGDEAALSTADAWDGAMLMFAGGTWHGSLNTQSEGTRFALLLQFARADLRIRQPDWSQLNWSFRFDDSVQPPVLCVSGDPDIASQAGNRVVSPPSASPRSMWDSSQSLASLRPQVHAWHSPLAIAPGGGWQPTAFFEGYTQGLRKISSHASSLTPGDSPHIPHHHDDEEFLVMLSGEADLHFGDGPDDPSPELVRVKPGDFVFYPAFAEHAISCPDDATEPAQYLMFRWNASAAWGDEVSEPMVRQKPRNINDYYPATGSGFASRLIEEGPTTCLSLLHMHASTVEQGSGYPSHEDEYDVAIVLLEGAVETLGKRVQAPAVLFHPAGTSHGLQAVSESPARYMVLEFHHAADPDLPPPRQVSLLRRHLQDWWQRCRPPQSHRPR